In Erigeron canadensis isolate Cc75 chromosome 6, C_canadensis_v1, whole genome shotgun sequence, the following are encoded in one genomic region:
- the LOC122604185 gene encoding disease resistance protein RPV1-like, with protein MASSSSISSSSVVPTRKKGGWTYDVFLSFRGEDTRNNFVDHLYAALVQKGIHTFKDDEMLGGGQPISEELVKAIKESRWAVVVFSKNYATSCWCLEELSYIMECQDQMGGQKKLLPVFYQVDPSDVRKQKGDYAAAFETHEDKFKDGEMDKVNKWRNALIAAANLSGQHILPDHG; from the coding sequence atggcttcttcttcttcaatatcTTCTTCAAGTGTTGTACCAACAAGAAAAAAAGGAGGATGGACGTATGACGTTTTTCTAAGTTTCAGGGGTGAAGATACCCGCAACAACTTTGTTGATCATCTTTATGCAGCTCTAGTTCAGAAAGGCATTCACACCTTCAAAGACGACGAGATGCTCGGTGGAGGCCAACCCATTTCAGAAGAACTTGTGAAAGCCATCAAAGAATCAAGGTGGGCTGTTGTTGTTTTCTCTAAAAACTATGCCACCTCTTGTTGGTGTTTGGAAGAGCTTTCCTACATCATGGAATGCCAGGATCAGATGGGGGGTCAGAAGAAGTTGTTACCAGTGTTCTACCAAGTCGATCCGTCTGATGTTCGCAAACAGAAAGGAGATTATGCAGCGGCATTCGAGACCCATGAAGACAAATTTAAGGATGGAGAGATGGATAAAGTGAACAAGTGGAGAAATGCTTTAATTGCAGCTGCCAATTTATCTGGACAACATATCTTGCCTGACCATGGGTAA